The following coding sequences lie in one Patescibacteria group bacterium genomic window:
- a CDS encoding NAD(P)H-dependent oxidoreductase, with the protein VRRANLGDLSFDPILHRGYKEIQELEPDLVKIQNDISWADHIVIIYPNWWNTMPAILKGMFDRTFLPNFAFSIDGKSKSARPLLKGKSARVIISSGTYYPFVIRIRFGDYTNEISKGILGFCGIAPVRITSFGPTEYVTEQKKDQWKQKIHNLGKEGI; encoded by the coding sequence AGGTGCGCAGAGCAAATCTTGGCGATTTGTCATTTGATCCAATTCTACACCGTGGATACAAAGAAATTCAGGAGCTTGAGCCGGATTTAGTGAAGATTCAGAATGATATCAGCTGGGCAGACCACATAGTAATAATTTATCCCAACTGGTGGAATACGATGCCGGCAATTTTGAAGGGTATGTTTGACCGTACTTTTTTGCCAAATTTTGCCTTTAGTATTGATGGAAAGAGCAAGAGTGCACGTCCGCTACTTAAAGGTAAGAGCGCGCGTGTCATTATTTCGTCGGGGACATATTACCCATTTGTGATACGAATACGGTTTGGAGATTACACTAATGAAATTTCAAAAGGGATTTTAGGCTTTTGTGGCATTGCGCCAGTTCGAATTACAAGTTTTGGTCCAACCGAATATGTAACAGAGCAAAAAAAAGACCAATGGAAACAAAAGATACACAACCTCGGTAAAGAGGGGATATAA